The segment CGCCACTCGCGCACCACGCCGGACTCCGCCGCTGCCGCGTTCCAACCGCCCCAGCAGAGCACTCCCGCCAGGGCGCCGTACAACCACACCTTCATATGCTTCGGACCTCTCCGCTCAACGGTCATTCATTTTCGGGCTGTCCGGCCACTGGAACACATACTTGTGCGACAGCGTGCCCCAGCTTTGACCCGACCGGATCGTTCCGGTATGGCCGTCCATGAAAAGCGTGTTCGCCAGCCCGTTGTGGCGGTAGATCTGCGGATAGCGCGCATTGGTAACGCCGGCCATCTCCGACCCGAGGTGAAAGATGTCTCTGCCGTCCATCACATAGGCGGTGACCGACGGGCGGCGCATCCGGGTCACCGGCAGCGGATTGTACTGCTGTGAACCGCCGGTCCACGCCTGATTGCAGACGCCTGCGGTCGTCGCGATGCAGGCATACGAAACCCAGGTCGGCTTATCGTTTATCCGATAATTCATTTTATCGCTGCGCGTGTCTCCGAGATTTTCGGTGAAACTGCCGCCGCCTTTGGTCTCACTGTTGTACCCTTCGACCGGAGTGGCGCCGGGACAGGAGAAAATTTTCGCGCCGGCCCCATACAGGTGTGCGAGGCGCATGTACCAGTGCGTCACCGGTTTGCCGTTCGCCGACATGACGTACTGTCCGATCGGCCAGTAATCCTTGTGGTCGGAGGAGTAAAACTGGCTCGACGCCCCGATCTGCTTCAAATTCGCAAGACAGTTCGCACTTTTGGCCCGCGCCCGCGCCTGGTTCAGCGCCGGCAGCAGCATCGAAGCGAGGATCGCGATGATTGCGATCACAACCAGGAGCTCGATCAGAGTAAACGACTTTCTCATATCCGTTTTCCTTTCTTATTGGAGTCGGCACCAGCCGAAAAGTTCCGTATCCTTGCCGCCTTCGATTCCGCCGAAATGCTCCATGAGCCGGAGCCGCTTGCCGGAGTCGTTGTCGTTCACGAGAAGCGCCATCCGGAAAAGCTCGCCCGGCTGCGTCCCGATTTTCAGGAACGCGAGCGGAATCTCGAAGCGGTAATGCGTCACGCCCTCCTCCCGGGTGATCTCTAGCGGAATCGCGGCGGCTCCGATCTTCGCCGGGTCCGGCGAATGGTGGCACCAGGCGATCGGCCTGCCGTCCGGTCCGCCGGAGACGGTCAGCTCGGAGTGTTCCCCCCTCCGGTTCGCAAAGCCGAGCTGGATCGAATCATTGCGCCAGTTCATCGCGCCGCTCATCGG is part of the Victivallis lenta genome and harbors:
- a CDS encoding type II secretion system protein → MRKSFTLIELLVVIAIIAILASMLLPALNQARARAKSANCLANLKQIGASSQFYSSDHKDYWPIGQYVMSANGKPVTHWYMRLAHLYGAGAKIFSCPGATPVEGYNSETKGGGSFTENLGDTRSDKMNYRINDKPTWVSYACIATTAGVCNQAWTGGSQQYNPLPVTRMRRPSVTAYVMDGRDIFHLGSEMAGVTNARYPQIYRHNGLANTLFMDGHTGTIRSGQSWGTLSHKYVFQWPDSPKMNDR